From Alteromonas australica, one genomic window encodes:
- a CDS encoding (2Fe-2S)-binding protein: protein MSIDTGPTVTINGTPYALPTDPRTTLLDFLHQNLALFGTKKGCDHGQCGACTVLVDDERINACLVFAFQLTGKSITTIEGIAKNDELHPLQRAFVNRDAFQCGYCTSGQICSSVALQKELADNAPSAVTFSEDYSPREDISERMSGNLCRCGAYPNIVDAIEDVIALEPQ from the coding sequence ATGTCTATAGATACGGGACCAACCGTCACAATTAATGGTACGCCCTATGCGCTACCTACCGACCCTCGCACTACCTTGCTTGATTTTCTTCATCAAAACCTTGCTTTATTCGGCACCAAAAAAGGCTGCGATCATGGACAATGTGGCGCATGTACCGTATTAGTTGATGATGAAAGGATTAACGCTTGTTTGGTCTTTGCCTTTCAACTTACAGGCAAGTCGATAACCACCATTGAAGGTATAGCCAAGAATGATGAACTTCACCCGCTACAACGGGCGTTTGTAAACCGTGACGCATTTCAATGTGGCTATTGCACGTCGGGGCAAATTTGCTCATCAGTTGCGCTGCAAAAAGAGTTAGCCGACAACGCGCCGAGCGCCGTTACCTTTAGTGAAGACTATAGCCCGCGAGAAGACATTAGCGAACGCATGAGCGGTAATTTATGCCGGTGTGGTGCCTACCCCAATATTGTTGATGCGATAGAAGACGTTATCGCTTTGGAGCCACAATAA
- a CDS encoding FAD binding domain-containing protein, whose amino-acid sequence MLPFTLTHLHNTSELDSNSGAKNSRFIAGGTNLIDLMKLQVETPSTLVNLSDWQDETRIVEHDEHFRIGAMVTNTQLANFASTTPGLSLLSQALLSGATVQLRNRATTAGNLLQRTRCYYFYDTAKPCNKREPGTGCTAVNSENRIHAIFGTSDKCIATHPSDMAVAMIALGAKLALVAPNGEKRTLPLRHFYCTPGNTPHIENNLKEGELITAVILPKQAVGSQYYHKVRDRSSYAFALVSVAAGLVMKDNKVSALTLGFGGVGTVPWYPETTINALVGTELTDANIEKALDAELASAQVYGSNNFKPPLLRNTLHKVLRALAQHQRTYPQHEGALYEN is encoded by the coding sequence ATGCTGCCATTTACGTTAACTCATCTACACAACACATCAGAGCTAGACAGCAACTCTGGGGCAAAAAACTCTCGTTTTATCGCTGGGGGCACTAACCTTATCGATTTAATGAAATTACAGGTTGAAACGCCCTCTACGCTGGTGAACTTAAGTGACTGGCAAGACGAAACACGCATTGTTGAACATGACGAGCATTTCCGCATAGGCGCAATGGTCACCAATACTCAGCTGGCCAACTTTGCCAGCACCACCCCAGGCCTATCTTTACTGTCGCAAGCACTATTGAGTGGCGCCACCGTTCAGCTTAGAAACCGTGCGACCACAGCTGGAAACCTTTTGCAACGCACCCGTTGTTACTACTTTTACGATACGGCAAAACCGTGCAATAAGCGTGAACCAGGCACAGGTTGTACCGCCGTGAATAGTGAAAATAGAATACACGCTATTTTTGGCACCAGCGATAAGTGCATTGCCACCCACCCCTCAGACATGGCCGTCGCCATGATAGCGCTGGGCGCTAAGCTCGCACTTGTTGCTCCAAATGGCGAAAAAAGAACCCTTCCATTACGCCACTTCTACTGTACGCCGGGGAACACACCCCATATTGAAAATAACTTAAAAGAAGGCGAGCTGATCACCGCGGTTATTCTGCCCAAGCAAGCGGTTGGTTCTCAGTATTACCATAAGGTGCGTGATCGTTCATCGTATGCTTTCGCGTTAGTGTCAGTAGCCGCAGGCCTGGTGATGAAAGACAACAAAGTTAGCGCCCTCACATTAGGATTCGGCGGCGTTGGTACGGTGCCTTGGTATCCAGAAACAACGATTAATGCTTTGGTGGGGACGGAACTCACAGACGCCAATATTGAAAAAGCACTGGACGCTGAACTCGCGTCTGCGCAAGTTTACGGCAGTAACAACTTTAAGCCACCGCTTTTACGCAACACCTTACACAAAGTATTACGTGCCCTCGCCCAGCATCAACGCACCTACCCTCAGCACGAAGGAGCTCTATATGAAAACTAA
- a CDS encoding xanthine dehydrogenase family protein molybdopterin-binding subunit: MKTNHSANSIGDPINRVDGVLKVTGQARYAAEHTHAMPQTPLVGFLVASTSAVGEITHLDTSKAEKAEGVQAVLTHTNAGPLKAFSQPDDEGRFTQSRAVLKDSHIRHYGMPVALVLAHTLEQARYAASLVAFNIDAQPAQLLLAPDQATEVPESLDGGFEPDVESGVAPTQSATDINVDMQYTTPSQISAAMEPHATIAHFDGDKLTVYPSVQIVASAVQALATTLEMDEDNIHVKSPFIGGGFGSKLGLHYDAILACIGARYLKRPVKVALSRRHVFYNTPHRGHSFQRMQLSCNNQGYLTSIAHHSAMPKAKGYTFAEATGAGARVTYHANYINSTHRVKSADTPLIDSTRSPGDAIGSLAFESAIDELAHKANIDPLTFRLNNMPKVHPVNGSRFTSHKLESCLQRGADIFGWQQKSNAKPGKVIGHGVASAMRMNVLVQSSANVAIDENGMITVTTDMTDIGTGTYTILAQIAADAFNTSVDNVTVNLGDSQSPASCGSGGSFGAASTGSAVLKACEAVKSSLLSLLPEDYRDAQLLVTDKGLCVRQSNSEKIQETPLISLIDSTKFPISELGAVSDEDTSDDEQYSCGAHFVEVEVDTLTAEVRLKRQYGMFSAGRILNEKTAKSQIKGGMVWGAGYALTEAIHHHTDSASFVNPDFGEYHIAVNRDIAEVTVDFIDSPDFEASPVGAKGIGELGITGAGAAIANAIFDATGVRVRDFPITLDKVLEGLNKKAS; the protein is encoded by the coding sequence ATGAAAACTAATCATTCCGCTAATTCTATAGGCGATCCTATCAATCGAGTTGATGGTGTATTAAAGGTAACAGGGCAAGCGCGTTACGCCGCTGAACACACTCACGCTATGCCACAAACGCCCCTTGTCGGCTTCTTAGTAGCTTCCACATCTGCGGTGGGTGAAATTACTCATTTAGACACCTCAAAAGCAGAAAAAGCTGAAGGCGTACAAGCTGTGTTAACCCACACAAACGCCGGCCCCCTAAAAGCGTTCAGTCAACCCGATGATGAAGGCCGATTCACCCAAAGCCGTGCGGTGCTTAAGGATTCCCATATTCGCCATTACGGCATGCCTGTGGCGCTAGTGCTTGCTCACACTTTAGAACAAGCGAGATATGCAGCAAGCCTGGTAGCATTCAATATTGATGCACAACCTGCTCAGTTGTTACTGGCGCCAGACCAAGCAACTGAGGTGCCTGAATCACTAGACGGTGGATTTGAGCCCGATGTGGAAAGTGGTGTTGCGCCAACACAAAGCGCGACAGATATTAATGTCGATATGCAATACACCACGCCATCACAAATTTCTGCAGCAATGGAACCTCACGCCACCATTGCCCACTTTGATGGAGATAAATTAACGGTTTACCCCAGCGTACAAATTGTTGCCTCAGCAGTACAAGCGCTGGCAACCACCCTAGAAATGGACGAAGACAACATTCATGTAAAAAGCCCCTTTATCGGCGGCGGCTTTGGTTCTAAATTAGGTTTACACTACGATGCGATACTAGCTTGCATCGGTGCGCGGTATCTTAAGCGCCCGGTGAAAGTAGCACTTAGCCGGCGCCATGTATTCTATAATACACCACACCGTGGTCATAGCTTTCAGCGCATGCAGTTAAGCTGCAATAATCAAGGATACCTCACTAGCATTGCCCATCACAGTGCAATGCCAAAAGCGAAAGGATATACCTTCGCAGAAGCCACTGGGGCGGGCGCAAGAGTTACCTACCATGCGAACTACATTAATAGCACTCACAGGGTAAAAAGCGCAGATACTCCGCTTATCGATTCTACCCGCTCACCGGGAGATGCCATTGGGTCATTAGCGTTCGAATCCGCCATCGACGAATTGGCGCACAAGGCTAACATTGACCCACTAACATTTCGCTTAAATAATATGCCAAAAGTGCACCCTGTCAATGGCAGTCGATTTACCAGTCACAAACTTGAAAGCTGCCTACAACGCGGAGCTGATATTTTCGGGTGGCAACAGAAGAGCAACGCCAAACCAGGGAAAGTCATAGGCCATGGCGTAGCGAGTGCCATGAGAATGAATGTGCTAGTTCAAAGCTCAGCCAATGTTGCTATTGATGAAAACGGTATGATTACCGTCACAACAGATATGACCGACATAGGCACGGGAACTTATACTATTTTGGCGCAAATAGCCGCAGACGCTTTTAACACCTCAGTAGACAATGTCACCGTCAATCTCGGCGATAGTCAGTCACCAGCCTCTTGCGGTTCTGGCGGCTCTTTCGGCGCGGCAAGTACCGGTTCCGCCGTACTTAAAGCCTGTGAGGCAGTCAAGTCTTCACTTTTATCCCTGTTGCCAGAAGATTATCGAGATGCCCAGTTATTGGTGACCGATAAGGGCCTTTGTGTAAGGCAATCGAATTCGGAAAAAATACAGGAAACTCCGCTTATTAGCCTTATTGATAGCACAAAGTTTCCTATCAGCGAACTTGGGGCTGTAAGTGATGAAGATACCAGCGATGATGAGCAATATTCTTGCGGTGCGCATTTTGTTGAAGTGGAGGTAGACACCCTCACCGCAGAAGTACGCTTAAAGCGACAGTACGGCATGTTCTCGGCAGGAAGAATACTGAATGAAAAAACCGCCAAATCCCAAATTAAAGGCGGCATGGTATGGGGCGCCGGTTACGCGCTTACTGAAGCCATTCATCATCATACCGATTCCGCCAGCTTTGTTAACCCTGACTTTGGCGAATACCACATTGCGGTAAATAGAGACATTGCTGAGGTCACAGTAGACTTTATCGACTCACCCGACTTTGAAGCATCACCGGTAGGCGCTAAGGGCATTGGAGAGCTGGGTATTACAGGAGCAGGTGCCGCTATTGCAAATGCTATTTTCGATGCCACTGGCGTGCGTGTACGAGACTTCCCAATAACGTTGGATAAAGTGCTTGAAGGGCTAAATAAGAAGGCGTCTTAA
- a CDS encoding NAD(P)H-dependent oxidoreductase, with translation MSHQIISDLHTRYTAKKYDSNKRISAEDMAIITEALRLSASSINSQPWKFVIVESDEAKQRLHDTFANKHQFNQLHAKEASHTVLLAYDPAFTKDKFVKRVDAEVASGHLPESMRDSFMGAYAFAEANTDEQGNNGSWTKAQVYLALGNLLHTLARLGIASTPMEGVDADLIGELFSKELDGHICEVAVAMGYPDQEQDWNYGLPKARLPKEDVVEVV, from the coding sequence GTGTCTCATCAGATTATTAGTGATTTACATACCCGTTACACAGCAAAAAAGTACGACAGTAACAAACGTATTTCAGCCGAAGATATGGCGATTATTACTGAAGCCTTACGCCTATCAGCGTCATCAATAAACTCTCAACCTTGGAAGTTTGTCATCGTAGAAAGTGATGAAGCAAAACAGCGCCTTCACGATACGTTTGCTAATAAGCATCAGTTTAACCAATTGCACGCGAAAGAAGCGTCACACACCGTGTTGCTTGCTTATGACCCTGCCTTTACCAAAGACAAGTTTGTCAAGCGTGTTGATGCAGAGGTTGCCTCTGGCCATTTGCCAGAGTCAATGCGTGACTCTTTTATGGGGGCCTATGCATTTGCCGAAGCAAACACAGATGAACAAGGTAACAATGGAAGTTGGACAAAAGCACAAGTGTACTTAGCATTAGGTAACTTATTGCATACACTTGCCCGATTAGGCATTGCTTCCACGCCGATGGAAGGCGTGGACGCGGATCTCATTGGTGAGTTGTTCAGCAAGGAGCTAGACGGTCATATTTGCGAAGTGGCTGTTGCCATGGGCTATCCAGACCAAGAGCAAGACTGGAACTATGGTTTGCCGAAAGCTCGCTTACCTAAAGAAGATGTGGTTGAGGTGGTGTAA
- a CDS encoding class I adenylate cyclase, with translation MTAPQSLSIQQNLTIRLLRVLRYNKARIERAITLMPKAHQPLFNVLPFLLHVNHPDLPGYVDGDAIPMGINNYTFREDIASALITCFPEQRHLFTNIKEIWPRQRSIEALILMGSIGTIAQTEHSDFDYWVCVNGQDFSEAQLEKLQQKLTLIEQWAEHEYKVEVHFFLSQIDHVRQNNFGIADGESAGSAQAIFLKAEFYNTNIVVAGKAPFWWLTPEKATHKQYQGLYSTLEKGGSPDINWFMDLGHIDRLDASELFGATIWQLSKAMDSPFKSLLKIAKLEVYLANIELGQPLCNVLKKHVHRGAEAPGSVAIIDPYGLMFDQLISHYKSQGQKEDVLLLQQCFYLKCGAKLSEPLPQGQKPNFKRKIITAYAKAWGWTRSDLHYLDNQHSWSFHQKLQFSRQIHRFLLKCYRRISAQLTPEQQVMDVKDMTVLGRRLSTFYSKKANKIDFLRRAFDAESYCDRVTVSLKQRKNGEQIWRVYAGDQLSKSGIVDEDQKISQADNAISLIAWCVSSRIIDSRTQVLLDYNSGEISELDLNDLLKHLCKHFPPVKVSALTRNQLLAPERIISCMVIVNFPTLRQKANVEDISMIYSTSWGETFVCHGEESLDALWLDMQDINNPAACFVYIPRGNQHSRIHGEFIENHAMSFTLLQ, from the coding sequence ATGACAGCGCCACAGTCGCTATCAATTCAACAAAACCTGACTATTCGCTTATTGCGGGTGCTCAGATATAACAAAGCTCGAATTGAACGAGCCATTACGCTCATGCCCAAAGCACATCAACCGCTGTTCAATGTGCTCCCTTTTTTATTGCATGTTAATCATCCTGACTTACCTGGTTACGTGGATGGGGACGCTATTCCCATGGGTATCAACAATTACACCTTTCGTGAAGATATAGCCTCTGCACTCATTACCTGCTTTCCTGAACAGCGTCACCTCTTTACCAACATTAAAGAAATTTGGCCACGACAGAGGTCTATTGAAGCGCTTATATTAATGGGAAGTATTGGCACAATTGCGCAAACAGAGCATTCAGATTTTGATTACTGGGTATGTGTGAATGGGCAAGATTTTTCTGAGGCGCAACTCGAGAAATTACAGCAAAAGCTAACCCTAATAGAACAATGGGCGGAGCATGAATACAAGGTTGAAGTGCATTTTTTCTTGTCGCAAATTGACCACGTACGGCAAAACAACTTTGGCATAGCCGACGGTGAAAGCGCCGGTTCAGCGCAAGCAATATTCTTAAAAGCGGAATTTTATAACACCAATATCGTGGTGGCGGGAAAAGCGCCTTTTTGGTGGCTTACCCCTGAAAAAGCCACCCACAAACAATATCAAGGCTTGTATAGCACCTTGGAAAAAGGGGGCTCGCCAGACATTAACTGGTTTATGGATTTAGGCCACATCGACCGGTTAGACGCAAGTGAGCTTTTTGGTGCCACTATCTGGCAGCTAAGTAAAGCCATGGATTCACCATTTAAGTCTTTGCTTAAGATAGCTAAATTAGAAGTTTACCTTGCGAATATTGAACTCGGTCAGCCCTTGTGTAACGTACTTAAAAAGCATGTTCATAGGGGGGCTGAAGCGCCAGGAAGTGTGGCCATCATCGACCCTTACGGGTTAATGTTCGATCAGCTCATTAGCCACTACAAAAGTCAGGGGCAGAAAGAAGACGTTTTGCTTTTACAGCAGTGCTTTTACCTAAAATGTGGTGCTAAGCTTAGCGAACCCTTACCGCAAGGACAAAAGCCCAACTTTAAACGCAAGATAATAACGGCCTACGCGAAAGCCTGGGGATGGACCCGTTCAGATCTTCATTATTTGGATAATCAACATAGTTGGAGTTTCCATCAAAAGCTACAGTTCAGCCGCCAGATTCACCGTTTTTTACTAAAGTGTTATCGCCGCATTTCTGCCCAACTGACGCCAGAGCAACAAGTAATGGACGTCAAAGACATGACAGTATTAGGCCGCAGACTTAGTACTTTTTACAGTAAAAAGGCCAACAAAATAGATTTCCTCAGACGCGCATTCGACGCCGAGTCCTATTGTGATCGTGTGACGGTTTCCCTAAAACAACGCAAAAATGGGGAACAAATTTGGCGAGTTTATGCCGGAGATCAGTTAAGCAAAAGTGGTATTGTGGATGAAGATCAGAAAATATCTCAAGCTGACAATGCAATTTCTTTAATCGCCTGGTGTGTATCTAGCCGTATTATTGATAGTCGCACTCAGGTGCTTTTAGATTACAACTCAGGTGAAATTAGCGAATTAGACCTCAATGATTTGCTGAAGCATTTGTGTAAGCATTTTCCCCCCGTCAAGGTATCGGCACTTACCCGCAATCAATTACTGGCACCAGAGCGCATTATTAGCTGCATGGTTATTGTCAATTTCCCCACACTTAGACAAAAGGCGAATGTTGAAGATATCTCTATGATCTATAGTACATCTTGGGGTGAAACTTTTGTGTGTCATGGTGAAGAAAGCCTCGATGCCTTATGGTTAGACATGCAAGATATAAACAACCCAGCGGCCTGCTTTGTGTATATCCCAAGAGGGAATCAACACTCGCGCATCCATGGAGAGTTCATCGAAAACCATGCTATGTCGTTTACTTTATTGCAGTAG
- a CDS encoding GGDEF domain-containing protein, with protein sequence MQNRLRDSLFVLSVTVFANAKAVSALPAPSGSLSAISAESALSLSDVQQEDVENWLASADGYYDTKQFSLAISAYLHAASILAQSSKKTDQRLLGTTYTNVAQSYKRLKERTETVVYYRKALAIFTALNDKKYMARTLNTLAEAERYINELEKALQCSMLSLRIHSEIDDPEGEAKAFMGAAIIYRHIGRYDASLEHAYKAYQYFKRVNAPNRIAKAANEMGLVYTRLMQFDNAERFYLTTIGLPKDKLEPRTLATALREMGVSKWHSSDYSTALNFAQRAYDIYKAENEVEKLSLTTRIIADIYRDSGQPKLAKARYEESLNYAEASGNKLNQTKSLVHLGELLINQSAASAVPLLLRAQQLAAEINDTAYLLYSYRALRKADKKRGNIAGSLAYAEKEIQMLTILKDEEIAKQMALSNASLYSRTLEMELNDLREDAKLSQLELDKKSDEVEIANQRKTIAELELTKNKYASLALALMLAVCLLFSAFIFRSFSAAKKRNAELDKLATQDPLTRCYNRRYLFDYLNEDFANPPLAENYSLIMVDIDHFKAINDTYGHTAGDKVLEEIAAILTHTVDDTGIVTRYGGEEFCIVLPTSTINSAIDIAHTIKNKVSTYKHDDIEVTCSIGVSSMAFTANTPSELIEQADTALFHSKHKGRNSVTSWNEIAP encoded by the coding sequence ATGCAAAATCGGTTACGTGATTCGTTATTCGTGCTTTCTGTTACAGTCTTTGCCAATGCTAAGGCGGTAAGTGCGCTCCCTGCCCCTTCGGGTTCTCTCTCTGCTATCTCGGCAGAAAGCGCATTGTCTTTGTCTGACGTTCAGCAAGAGGACGTTGAAAATTGGTTAGCCTCTGCAGACGGCTATTACGATACTAAGCAATTCTCCCTGGCCATTTCAGCTTATCTACACGCAGCATCTATCCTTGCCCAATCGAGTAAAAAAACCGATCAACGTTTGCTTGGTACTACCTATACCAATGTTGCACAGTCTTATAAGCGCCTAAAAGAAAGAACAGAAACCGTCGTCTACTATCGAAAAGCACTGGCTATCTTCACTGCATTAAACGACAAGAAATATATGGCTCGCACCCTCAATACGTTAGCGGAGGCGGAGCGTTATATTAACGAACTTGAAAAAGCACTCCAATGCTCTATGTTGAGCTTGCGTATTCACAGCGAAATTGATGATCCTGAAGGGGAAGCGAAGGCGTTCATGGGCGCAGCCATCATATACCGGCACATAGGTCGCTATGATGCATCACTTGAACATGCGTACAAGGCGTATCAGTATTTCAAACGTGTTAACGCGCCAAACCGTATTGCGAAAGCAGCCAATGAAATGGGCCTGGTTTACACCAGACTGATGCAATTCGACAACGCTGAGCGCTTTTATCTCACCACCATAGGGTTGCCCAAAGATAAATTAGAACCCAGAACACTGGCCACAGCCTTACGAGAAATGGGCGTTTCAAAATGGCACAGTTCCGATTATTCAACGGCGTTGAATTTTGCCCAACGTGCTTATGATATTTACAAGGCTGAAAATGAAGTAGAAAAGCTGTCATTGACGACGCGCATTATTGCAGATATATACCGTGACAGTGGGCAGCCGAAACTCGCTAAAGCCCGTTATGAAGAATCACTTAACTATGCAGAAGCATCGGGCAATAAGTTAAATCAAACCAAGTCACTTGTGCATCTTGGTGAATTGTTGATAAACCAATCGGCAGCCTCGGCCGTGCCCTTACTGTTAAGAGCCCAACAATTAGCAGCAGAAATTAACGACACCGCCTACTTACTTTACAGCTATCGTGCACTTAGAAAAGCAGACAAAAAGCGAGGCAACATTGCTGGCTCGCTGGCGTATGCTGAAAAAGAAATTCAAATGCTCACGATCTTAAAAGATGAAGAAATCGCCAAGCAAATGGCGCTGTCTAACGCCTCTTTGTATTCCCGAACCCTTGAGATGGAACTTAACGATCTGCGAGAAGACGCGAAGCTATCACAGCTAGAATTAGACAAGAAAAGTGATGAAGTTGAAATTGCGAACCAGAGAAAAACCATTGCCGAGCTTGAATTAACCAAGAACAAATACGCAAGTTTAGCGCTGGCACTTATGCTTGCGGTGTGTTTATTGTTTAGTGCCTTTATTTTTCGCAGCTTTAGCGCTGCAAAGAAGCGCAATGCTGAGCTTGATAAACTGGCCACCCAAGACCCGTTGACCCGTTGCTATAATAGACGCTATTTATTCGATTACCTTAACGAAGACTTTGCCAATCCTCCCTTGGCTGAAAATTACAGCCTAATCATGGTGGATATTGACCACTTTAAGGCAATTAACGACACGTATGGCCATACCGCCGGTGACAAGGTACTGGAAGAGATTGCCGCTATTTTAACCCACACCGTTGATGACACGGGTATTGTTACGCGCTACGGCGGTGAAGAATTTTGTATTGTTTTACCCACATCAACCATTAACAGTGCAATTGATATTGCTCATACTATCAAAAACAAAGTAAGCACATACAAACA